The sequence CCTTCAATTTTTTGCCATAAGACTCGCCAAGTAAGGTGGACGAATCACTTAAACCTTACAGTGTGCGGTTGTACGTCCAGAGACATGCAACTACGCCTTTAAATGCCTTAACATTATATAACAGTCCCATTCCAATGTCTAGTGTATATCTTAATTATTTTAGATATTAATCATTCACTTTATTCAGACACAAAATCATATTCACCCAAGTGCTATTTATTGAATTAATACGATTTTATTTTCACGATGAATATTTATCTTAATTCTGACTTTAAACGGTAAACTTAAAAAAACAATAACATGAAAAATATATGATTTAAATGATTTTTCAACCTTAATACTTAAATTCTTCTTAAGATTCACATAATAAAATTTATTTCTGCTATTTGTATGTTAAAATCGTATCGAAAGGTGGATTTGGGATGAAAGCATTTTTAAATTGTGGGTGCGTCTATGAAAGCTAAACGAAGCATAAAAGTACGTAAACTCAATATGAAGGCAGTAGCTTCTATTATTGCCGCACTACTCGTTGTTGTAACAATCATCGTTACTTTGATATTTAATCCTTTCTCAAAGTATCCGAAATATATGACACGTGTTTCAAACGAGTATAAAAAAATTGGTCATCATGAAGTCATCAAAGAAGCAACAGATGATCGTGTCATGGTTTTACACTACCCAACGCTTGATAATGAAAAAGTAAATACTTGGATTCAAGAATTTACCAATCAAAGTAAAGAGCGTTCTAAAGGATTATCTAACAGAGATGGTAAGAAAGCTGAAATATTTCAGGATTACTCGATTTATCAAGTCCATGATAAATACGTAACAGTAGATATTAAAACATCCTTAAATAGCGAGATTACAGATGAAATTTCCCGCACTTATGATATCGAAAGCGGAGAATTTGTAAAAGCTTCAGATTTGTTTAACGAGCTTGGTCTTAATAAACTAATCAGCGATGTAAGGGCAACGCTTTCCAAACCGAAAGAAATGGAACGTCAAAGTTATCTTAAAGCGACTTCTTTGGATGAAGACACCGCCCTTTCTTTATCTGAATCAAATGTTGTCTTTAATATTAAGGGATTTACTAATCCTGTCTCATTTGATTTATCTAAAATAACGGATTACTTCTCCCATACAATTGGTTCTTTCGAAAAAACAAATGGTGAAATAGCACCCGTATATCTCGATCGTGGTATTAACCCAAAAGAAAAAATGGTCGCATTCACATTTGATGATGGACCACATCATCGTAATACTCAGCTAATTATGGACGAAATGGATAAATATGACGGTCAAGCAACATTTTTTATGCTTGGGGAGCGGGTAAATCAAAACCCATCCATCGTAAAAGAAATTGTTCGTCGTGGCCACCAAATTGCGAATCACTCATTTACACATCCTGATTTTAATTCAATGGATATTCAAGATGTTAATAATGAGATTAAGAGTACTGAGGAAGCCCTTTTTAAAGCATCGGGCTTAAAAGGTCCATTTATGGTTCGTCCACCCTATGGCAATGCCAATGCAGAAGTTCGCAAGGGCGCTCCTGTAACATTTGTCAATTGGTCTGTAGATAGTGAAGATTGGGTATCTCGTGACCCTCAACAAATCTGTAATACGATTGATAAATATAAACATGATGGGGCAATTATATTACTCCATGATATTTACGAATCGAGCTATGAAGGATTTAAATGTGCTGCAAAAAAACTTCATGAACAAGGTTATAAATTTGTGACCGTTGAGGAATTACTTGAATCACGTAATGATGTCGTTAAAACCAACGCAATCTATTTCAACGCTGATCCAACTCAGTAATACAAAAAAAGTTAGGCTTGTCCTAACTTTTCTTTTATCAAATCTCAACCGCACCACTTTTACTTTTATTAAAGTCTATCTCATAGGCCGTTTTGAAGTCAAATATTTTTCGCGGCATTGAGTTAATTTTGAAGCAAATATCATCAAGATATTGTTGCGCTATATCATACATTGATTTTCCTTTTGGTATAAACCTTCTAACGATTGCATTCGCTCGTTCATTGGTTCCACGTTGAAAAGAACAGTATGGATCACACTTATATAGTTTCACACCCAACCGCTTGGCTGTAATTCCTAGTGTTTTAAATTCAAGTCCGTTATCTACTGTTATTGATTTGGTTGTTATATTATTCTCTTCAATAAATTTTCGAATTAAGTTTGATGTGTAATAGTCATATCGATATTCTGCTTTAATAAGCCAGGTCATTCTTGAGCAGCGGTCTACAATGGATATAATTGCTGCAGATTCATGTTTCTTACCGATTATAGAGTCGATTTCGAGATGACCAATCTCGTTACGTTCCTCAATGTATTTAGGTCTAAGGCTAATTGGAAGCACCGTTTTCTCTTCCAAGTTCCATCTTAAATGATTCATCATTCCACTAATTCTTTTTTTGCGTTTTCGACGTTTATAGCACATTCTATTTGGTTTTATATCAAGTTTACCTTGGTTAATCCAGTTATAGACTTGCTGCGATGTAACACACGGTTTATATGGATGATATCGTTTATAGTTACTCAAACATACTTCTACCGAATGAACTTTAGGATCATAGTGAGAATGCAGATATTCGATTAAGTGGGAATATTTGTCTCGGATATCAATCGTTCGTTTCTTATAGACATTATTTTTATATCTAGAAATCGTAGAATGAGATATATTGAGTTTACGTGCTGCCTTGCGCATAGAATAGCCGATGCTTAATAGAATATCAATTTGGTCTTTCATTTTTTTATCTAATTGTTTATACTTCATATGGGAGCTCCTTTTAGTCGGGTGGGCTCCTTTTATTATACAAAAACAACCGCACCTTGGGTGGTGCGGTTGAGATTTGAATTTAGGAAGTTAGGCTTGTCCTAACTTTTATTTTGCTTTTTTTACGGAATAGAAGAATGATGTACCCACACCCAGTTCTGATTCTACCCAATATTTTGATCCACTTGCATCACATATCGCTTTAACGATTGATAATCCAAGTCCACTACTGGAACCACTTCGTTGATAGTTTTTATCAATTTTATAGTATCGATCCCAGATATGATCAATAATATCCGGACTGATTCCGATTCCATGATCTGTTACTGAAACAACAACGACATCACCCTCAACGTCTGCTTTAATTACAATTACATTATCGTCACCAACATACTTCGTAGCATTATTAATATAATTGTATAGAACCTGTCCCATTTTAATTTCATCAGCAAGCACCATTAAATTGGGGTCGCAGTGAATTTCAAATTGCAGATCCATCGCTAAGAATAAATGTGTCGTCATATGAATTTGCTGTAACACAAAATATTCAGTTTCTTTAATATCAAAAACATTGGCTTCATATTTAGATAGTGTCAACATATCATTTACTAAACGCTCCAAATGATTAACCTCATCTACAATAACATTAAGATGCTGTTCGCGCATTTCGGGATTATCTCCTGAGATATCCTGAATCATCTCTGCATAGGCCTTAATCATTGTTAGAGGGGTTTTGATATCATGTGAAACGTTAGCAACCAAGTCCCTACGTAATTCATCCGTTTTACGAAACTCTTGTGTAGCATAGTTCAAAGTACTCGCAAGTGTTTCAACTTCAGAATAATCATTTCCTTCAAAATCCACTGACAGATCCCCATCAGCTAACTTTTTAGCACTATTCGTAATTTTAGTAATTGGACTTGAAAGTCGCTTCGATAAAATAAAAGCAACAATTGTCGCAACACTAAAGACTACAAGTGCCAACAATCCAAATTGTCTTTTCAAAACAAATACCGTTGAATCTAAAAGTTTTATAGGAGAAATAACAAAAATATAATTGGGCTTACCATTAATAAGCGTACTTCTGCCATAAAAATACATTCCTTGTTCATGAATTCCATTATTAAAATTAATCGAAAAATCGCGTGTCGGAGCATTGTCAGCCATAATCATATATTCTTTCATTGTTGAATTTTTCAGATTGTTTAACTGGCAGGGAATATTGGGGTTCTCACCAATATAAGTACGAACCCCAAGATCATTATAGATACTAATACACATATTTTCAGTAGCTAGAATTTTTCCTGTTGCTTCCTCGACGATTGAAATATCCGATCGTTCTAATAAACGTTCAATCTCAGTGACCTTCATTTGAATTGTTTGAGATCGATTGCGCTCGTAATAAGGTCCTATAAATGAAATTTGTAACATCCATAAAAATAACAGCATGATTCCTGTTAGTAATAGGAAATAGAACCAAATACGAAAGGCCATATTCTTAGTTGTTGATTTCAAACTTATAACCTGTTCCACGAACCGTAACAATGTAGTCACGGTATGGACCTAAGTTTTGTCTTAACATTTTGATATGAGTATCGACGGTACGATAGTCACCATAATAATTATAATTCCATACTTTATCTAAGAGCACATCTCGTGATAACGCTTGATCTTTATGTTGAATAAGGAAGACCAACAGATCAAACTCTTTTGGTGTGACATTAATACGTTCACCATCAATGATTAAATTACGTCCTGTAATATCAACTTCAAGTCCGCCGAAAGAATAAACACTGTGTTTCATTCCTTTAGCACGCTCACTCACAGCTTTAATACGAGCCATTAATTCTTTAGGTGAGAACGGTTTCGTGACATAGTCATCAATCCCTAATTCAAACCCAAGCAACTTATCGAACTCCTCTTGACGTGCAGATAACATAATTATCGGAACATCTTTGATTTTCTTTATTTCACGACATGCAGTAAAACCATCAAGATTTGGCATCATGATATCTAAAACCACAACATCATAGTCATTAGTTTTGACCATTTCAATTGCTTCAGCTCCATCGGACGCCTCATCACATAATAACCCCGTTGCCTTTGCATATTCCTTAGCAACTTCTCTAATTTTCTCTTCATCATCTACAATCAAAAATCTAACCATGTGAATTCACCTCTTTCATTTTATGATTCGTGAAACTCCGGTTTTGAATCAAATCGATACATATCCATTATGATCAAAGATCCTGGTTCACGCATCTGCCCCTTCACTAAGACAAGTGCTCCTATTTCTAGGTTCACTTTTATTTTATCATATACTGACGGAAATACCACTCCATCAATCAAACCTGTATCATCGCTTAACTGAATAAAGGCCATTTGGTCCCCTTTTTTCGTCCGATGCAACTTAATTCGATCGACCATCGCGATGATTCTGAAATATTTATCACGAACTTTGACTTCAATCAATGAATCCGATTCATGCTTCTGTTTCAAACGCAAGGTTGGATGTTCACTGAAATAAAATCCTAAGACAACCAATTCATCATTTAAAACTTGTCTTCGATTTTCAGCTACCTCCGTGAAAATCGGTTCACTGATTAAATCCATATTTAAAGATGACTGTCCATCTTTTTCAACACGAATGATATTCGCATACCGTAGTGCTTCTTCAAGTGACGCAATCATACTTAAACGATCTGAATTTAAATAATCAAAAGCTCCTGCTTGAATAAGCAATTCAAACTGGTTTTTCTTAATTCCCACAAGATTTAAACGACTGATGGCATTATAGTAACTCAAATACGGACCATTTTCATGAACCTCATTTTGAATTTTAGCTCCGATACTTTTACTAATACCCTTAATTACCGTAAATGGCAAGCGAATTGCATACCCTTCAAGTGTATAACTGTTACTGCTTTGCTCTAAATTAACAGGACGTAAGTCCACCTTTCGTCGGCGACATTCATCAATGTATTGCCGTGTCTTAACCTCACTACCAATAACACTGGTTAAAAGATAGGTATAGAACAAGTGTGGATAATTAGCCTTTAAATATGATAATTGATAAGCAATTAGCCCATATGCAACTGAGTGAGATTTATTAAAACCATAGTTTGCGAATTTATAAATAAGTGAAAAGAGTTCTTCCGCAAAGATTTCATTATGGCCTTTATTAATACATCCTTGGATAAACTCCGTTTTTAATCCATCCAGTTCTTTAGCATTCTTTTTTCCCATTGCTTTCCGTAAAATATCTGCTCGAGCTAAACTGAATCCAGCCATAATCTGAGCAACTTGCATAATCTGTTCTTGATATATCAAAATACCATTGGTACTTTCCGTAATTCTCTTCAAATCATCATGAATGTATTTGACCTTTTCTGGGTGATCACGATTCTCTAGATATAAAGGAATATTCTCCATCGGACCCGGTCTGAATAAGGCAACCGTATCGACGATATCACTAAACTTGTGAGGTTTAACTTTCTTTAACAATGCCTTCATTCCATCCGATTCAAGTTGGAAAACACCAACCGTCTCAGCCCGTGAAATCAAGTCATACGTTTTTTTATCATCTAGTGGAATTGACATAATATCAAAAGATTCAGACTCATTAATTTGTCGGCTTATATTGTCAATAATCGTTAGATTTCTCAAACCTAAAAAATCGATTTTCACTAAACCAATGGACTCAAGATAACTCATCTCATATTGGACTGCTTTAGTTTCCGAATCCAACTGAATAACCGGAACAACAGTATCAAGAGGTTTTTTGCTTAAAACAATACCTGCTGCATGTGTTGAGGTATGTCGTGGCATCCCCTCTATCTTACATGCAAGCTCAAAGGTTTTATTTAAAAGATCCTCTGATTGAATCAGTGATTTAAATCGACTGTTTTTATTGTAATTGTCGTTTAAGCTCAACGTTGGATCAATAAGTTTCGATACTTGGTCCACTTTACGGATTGGAACTTGTAGAACGCGCGCTGTATCACGAAAAGCCTGACGTGCTTTAAGCGTCCCGAATGTTACAATGTGCGCAACATAGTCATCTCCATATTTATTTCTTACATAATCAATTACAAATTGTCGTTTATCATCCGGAAAATCAATATCAATATCCGGCATTGAAACACGTTCTGGATTTAAAAAACGTTCAAACAGCAGATCATATTCAATGGGATCAATTTCAACAATACCCAAGCAATATGCAACAAGTGAACCCGCAGAACTCCCACGACCAGGTCCTACATAAATCCCCTCCTTCTTAGCGTAGCGAATAACGTCGTAAACGATTAAAAAATAATCAGTGAAGTTCATTTCATTGATTATTTTTAACTCATAATTCAATCGTTCACGATATTTTTCTGGAACAGAATTGTTTAACCTCCGTTTTAATCCAAAATGACTCAGTTGTTCTAAGAAAACTTTATTACTTACTTCTTGATGTGTCTCAAATTCCGGCAACTCAGTTGTGAGATTCATAATTGATACATTACACATCTCAGCAATTGTATCAGTTAATAATATCTCTGTTTCTGAATACAGCGACTTAAAATCATCATCATTAATAAAATTCCGATTTGGCGAGGACACGAGGGTTTTATCCTCTAAATATGTGCTTTTATCGATTGCTTGTAGCGCCCGAAACGCTTCCTCATCATTTTTGTTTTCATAATATACTTTAGGAAGTGCAACACATTCAATCTCTCGTAAAACAGCCATTTGTCGCAGCTGATCATTAACCGATGAAAAAAATCCAGATTCTTGATGTGATAAGCCTATATAGAAATATGAGAACATTTGTTTTAAACGTTCCATCGTATCTGCCACTTCATCGAGGTTTTTACTCAACATGCCTTTTTCAAATGGACCCTGTTCTGAATAGGCAATAAAGATTAATTCGGATTCAAAAGGCATTACATCCGCTTCCGAAATAGAAGCTTGTTTTGAAAGTAAGTAAGATAAATGGATTAAGCCCTGATATCCTTTATTAGTTCGTGCAAGTACTAATGAATCGTAATTGGATTCATTCTCAGAGATTGTAATTTCCATGCCATAAATAGGCTTAATATTATGTTTACGTGCTGCATTATAAAAATCCAATGCACCAAAAAGAACATGCCGATCTGTTAAGGCAATGCTCTTTGATTCATTATGTTTCGCTTTTTCGCAGATTAATTCAACAGGCATCATCCCCTGCAATAGAGAATAATGACTGCGGACCATTAAGTGTGTCGCCATTTTGCCACCTCTAATATTATTATACATGAAAAAACATCGCTATAATAGCGATGTTTCTGCCAATTCATTGATTAACGTCTCCATAGTTTCATGCGTTAAACCTTTAATGCCACAGGCTAAGCGATGTCCACCACCGTTATAACGTTGCGCAATTGTATTAATGGTATTGTTTTGAGATCTCAACGAAGCTTTAAAGGATCCGTCTTCAGTCTGGATAAACAATCCCCAAATTTTAAATTCACGAACTCCAGCCATTGATCCAGTAAACATTTTTGCATCTGATTCTGTGATTTCCATTTGGTCAAGTAACGCTTGATCAATAATCACATAGGCAAATGCATCTTTAACCTGGATATGGTTTTGGATTTCACGATTAATCTCAAAATTTCTACGCGTTCGTAAAAAAAGTGCATGATTAAGTTTTGTGATATTTGCCCCTTCGTCCATAAGCCATGCTGCTGCACGAAGTGTTTTGGATGAAGTCGTTTCAATTGAAAACTTTTGTGTATCCGTCAAAATACCTGACAGAAGCGTATTTGCAACGGATTCATTCATCTTCATTTGAAGTTCATGTAATAAATCTGCAACGATCTCACAAACACTTCCACGACTTGAATCAACAATCTGTAGATCGCCATAGGCATCCACTTCTGGATGATGGTCAATCTTAATAATTGTATCTGCCTCTTGATAACGCTGATCATCAATTCGCTCTTGATTTGCACTATCCAGTACAATTGCTAGAAATGATCCGAGGTCTTCTACACAATCCATGGGTTCATAAATCGTAAAATTATGAAGATCACTTCCTAACATCAAAATTTCCTTTTTTGGATAATTTAACTTTAACCATTTTGCCAGCCCTACCTGAGACCCTAATGCATCTCCATCCGGTTGAACATGACGAAATAAGCAAATTTTATCAAAGGACTCGACGTATTCTAGAAATTTAGTTTTGTTCATTGTGAATACGGTAGGCATCAGTCGCAATGACTAATTCTTCATTTGTTGGACAAACCCAAATATCCATTGATGAAGCATCAGTACTTAATTTAACTTCTTTACCACGTGTTTTGTTGTTTAATTCACGATCATAATCAAGTTTTAGACCTGGTTGCAATACATCTAAAATTGCTTCACGAGTCCCTGTATCGTTTTCACCAAGTCCTGCTGTAAAGACAAGTCCATCAACATGACCTAATTGAAGTGCATAAGCACCAACATATTCTAATACACGTTGTGCATACATCTTGCGTGTTAAAATTGCACGTTCATTACCTTCGTCAATACCATTTTCGATATCGCGAGCATCACTTGAGATTCCACTAATTCCAGCCATACCTGATTTTTTATTGAAAATATCAAGAACTTCTTCTGCAGTAATATCGAGTTTACGCATTAAGTAAGTAACGATTGCAGGATCTAAATCCCCAGTACGTGTACCCATCATTAATCCAGCTAATGGTGTGAATCCCATAGATGTATTAACACATTTTCCACCTTTAACAGCAGAAATAGATGCACCATTTCCTAAGTGAAGTGTAATTAAATTAACATCTTCAACTTTTTTACCCATTAATTCAGCCGTACGTTGTGCTACATATTCATGTGAAATACCGTGTGCACCATAACGACGAACAGCTAAATCACTGTAGTACTCGTATGGTAATGCATACATATACACCTCTTCAGGCATTGTTTGATGGAAAGCAGTGTCAAATGCAAAGATATGTGTCGCATTTGGCAATGCTTCTTTAAATGCACGATATCCAATCAAGTTTGCTGGGTTATGTAATGGCGCTAAATCTGCAA is a genomic window of Erysipelothrix amsterdamensis containing:
- a CDS encoding polysaccharide deacetylase family protein — protein: MKAKRSIKVRKLNMKAVASIIAALLVVVTIIVTLIFNPFSKYPKYMTRVSNEYKKIGHHEVIKEATDDRVMVLHYPTLDNEKVNTWIQEFTNQSKERSKGLSNRDGKKAEIFQDYSIYQVHDKYVTVDIKTSLNSEITDEISRTYDIESGEFVKASDLFNELGLNKLISDVRATLSKPKEMERQSYLKATSLDEDTALSLSESNVVFNIKGFTNPVSFDLSKITDYFSHTIGSFEKTNGEIAPVYLDRGINPKEKMVAFTFDDGPHHRNTQLIMDEMDKYDGQATFFMLGERVNQNPSIVKEIVRRGHQIANHSFTHPDFNSMDIQDVNNEIKSTEEALFKASGLKGPFMVRPPYGNANAEVRKGAPVTFVNWSVDSEDWVSRDPQQICNTIDKYKHDGAIILLHDIYESSYEGFKCAAKKLHEQGYKFVTVEELLESRNDVVKTNAIYFNADPTQ
- a CDS encoding IS30-like element ISErh4 family transposase; translated protein: MKYKQLDKKMKDQIDILLSIGYSMRKAARKLNISHSTISRYKNNVYKKRTIDIRDKYSHLIEYLHSHYDPKVHSVEVCLSNYKRYHPYKPCVTSQQVYNWINQGKLDIKPNRMCYKRRKRKKRISGMMNHLRWNLEEKTVLPISLRPKYIEERNEIGHLEIDSIIGKKHESAAIISIVDRCSRMTWLIKAEYRYDYYTSNLIRKFIEENNITTKSITVDNGLEFKTLGITAKRLGVKLYKCDPYCSFQRGTNERANAIVRRFIPKGKSMYDIAQQYLDDICFKINSMPRKIFDFKTAYEIDFNKSKSGAVEI
- a CDS encoding sensor histidine kinase, giving the protein MKSTTKNMAFRIWFYFLLLTGIMLLFLWMLQISFIGPYYERNRSQTIQMKVTEIERLLERSDISIVEEATGKILATENMCISIYNDLGVRTYIGENPNIPCQLNNLKNSTMKEYMIMADNAPTRDFSINFNNGIHEQGMYFYGRSTLINGKPNYIFVISPIKLLDSTVFVLKRQFGLLALVVFSVATIVAFILSKRLSSPITKITNSAKKLADGDLSVDFEGNDYSEVETLASTLNYATQEFRKTDELRRDLVANVSHDIKTPLTMIKAYAEMIQDISGDNPEMREQHLNVIVDEVNHLERLVNDMLTLSKYEANVFDIKETEYFVLQQIHMTTHLFLAMDLQFEIHCDPNLMVLADEIKMGQVLYNYINNATKYVGDDNVIVIKADVEGDVVVVSVTDHGIGISPDIIDHIWDRYYKIDKNYQRSGSSSGLGLSIVKAICDASGSKYWVESELGVGTSFFYSVKKAK
- a CDS encoding response regulator transcription factor, which codes for MVRFLIVDDEEKIREVAKEYAKATGLLCDEASDGAEAIEMVKTNDYDVVVLDIMMPNLDGFTACREIKKIKDVPIIMLSARQEEFDKLLGFELGIDDYVTKPFSPKELMARIKAVSERAKGMKHSVYSFGGLEVDITGRNLIIDGERINVTPKEFDLLVFLIQHKDQALSRDVLLDKVWNYNYYGDYRTVDTHIKMLRQNLGPYRDYIVTVRGTGYKFEINN
- a CDS encoding DNA polymerase III subunit alpha, encoding MATHLMVRSHYSLLQGMMPVELICEKAKHNESKSIALTDRHVLFGALDFYNAARKHNIKPIYGMEITISENESNYDSLVLARTNKGYQGLIHLSYLLSKQASISEADVMPFESELIFIAYSEQGPFEKGMLSKNLDEVADTMERLKQMFSYFYIGLSHQESGFFSSVNDQLRQMAVLREIECVALPKVYYENKNDEEAFRALQAIDKSTYLEDKTLVSSPNRNFINDDDFKSLYSETEILLTDTIAEMCNVSIMNLTTELPEFETHQEVSNKVFLEQLSHFGLKRRLNNSVPEKYRERLNYELKIINEMNFTDYFLIVYDVIRYAKKEGIYVGPGRGSSAGSLVAYCLGIVEIDPIEYDLLFERFLNPERVSMPDIDIDFPDDKRQFVIDYVRNKYGDDYVAHIVTFGTLKARQAFRDTARVLQVPIRKVDQVSKLIDPTLSLNDNYNKNSRFKSLIQSEDLLNKTFELACKIEGMPRHTSTHAAGIVLSKKPLDTVVPVIQLDSETKAVQYEMSYLESIGLVKIDFLGLRNLTIIDNISRQINESESFDIMSIPLDDKKTYDLISRAETVGVFQLESDGMKALLKKVKPHKFSDIVDTVALFRPGPMENIPLYLENRDHPEKVKYIHDDLKRITESTNGILIYQEQIMQVAQIMAGFSLARADILRKAMGKKNAKELDGLKTEFIQGCINKGHNEIFAEELFSLIYKFANYGFNKSHSVAYGLIAYQLSYLKANYPHLFYTYLLTSVIGSEVKTRQYIDECRRRKVDLRPVNLEQSSNSYTLEGYAIRLPFTVIKGISKSIGAKIQNEVHENGPYLSYYNAISRLNLVGIKKNQFELLIQAGAFDYLNSDRLSMIASLEEALRYANIIRVEKDGQSSLNMDLISEPIFTEVAENRRQVLNDELVVLGFYFSEHPTLRLKQKHESDSLIEVKVRDKYFRIIAMVDRIKLHRTKKGDQMAFIQLSDDTGLIDGVVFPSVYDKIKVNLEIGALVLVKGQMREPGSLIIMDMYRFDSKPEFHES
- a CDS encoding DHH family phosphoesterase, producing the protein MNKTKFLEYVESFDKICLFRHVQPDGDALGSQVGLAKWLKLNYPKKEILMLGSDLHNFTIYEPMDCVEDLGSFLAIVLDSANQERIDDQRYQEADTIIKIDHHPEVDAYGDLQIVDSSRGSVCEIVADLLHELQMKMNESVANTLLSGILTDTQKFSIETTSSKTLRAAAWLMDEGANITKLNHALFLRTRRNFEINREIQNHIQVKDAFAYVIIDQALLDQMEITESDAKMFTGSMAGVREFKIWGLFIQTEDGSFKASLRSQNNTINTIAQRYNGGGHRLACGIKGLTHETMETLINELAETSLL
- a CDS encoding acetate/propionate family kinase produces the protein MSKVLAVNAGSSSLKFQLLEMPEAEVLTSGIVERIGLNDGIITFKYNDQKDTDTLDIPDHHVAVDLVLKGLVEKNIVSDLSEIVAAGHRVVHGGEFFQGSALCDEVSVAQVEELADLAPLHNPANLIGYRAFKEALPNATHIFAFDTAFHQTMPEEVYMYALPYEYYSDLAVRRYGAHGISHEYVAQRTAELMGKKVEDVNLITLHLGNGASISAVKGGKCVNTSMGFTPLAGLMMGTRTGDLDPAIVTYLMRKLDITAEEVLDIFNKKSGMAGISGISSDARDIENGIDEGNERAILTRKMYAQRVLEYVGAYALQLGHVDGLVFTAGLGENDTGTREAILDVLQPGLKLDYDRELNNKTRGKEVKLSTDASSMDIWVCPTNEELVIATDAYRIHNEQN